In a genomic window of Erigeron canadensis isolate Cc75 chromosome 5, C_canadensis_v1, whole genome shotgun sequence:
- the LOC122599152 gene encoding 3,9-dihydroxypterocarpan 6A-monooxygenase-like → MADIEAYYFPFLFICLIPSSTILVWAFLKSAQRSKSHIPPTPFALPIIGHLHLLSPIPHQAFSKLSSRYGPIFRLFLGSEPCIVVCSPEMAKEFLKTHEHVYVDRPLSSAEDIISYGNKGMSFAPYGPYWKFMKKIVMSKLLNGKTLDMLSSVRHQEINGFINSIAKNAKVGEAVNLGKELMKLNNNVISRMMMGEKCIEDKEENMIKLVHDLAVTVGNFNISDYIWLFKSLDMQGIRKKAKNFRARYDVMIERIIKEHEEARKHKEITAESRDLLHILLDIQHDETMEIELSRENIKAFILDNFNAATDTSAAAVEWGLSELINQPNIMKKVQEEINQVVGGNKLLQESDIPNLPYLQAIVKETLRLHPAVPLIPRQSTEDCMVAGYHIPAKTPIFINAWALGRDPNHWENPHEFRPERFQEKGNELDVRGQHFHILPFGSGKRMCPGVSLAQFMVHTTLGAMIQCFEWNAGKDGKLPSVDMEEGSGLTIAKANRLICVPVARLDPIPFPM, encoded by the exons ATGGCTGACATAGAAGCATACtactttcctttcctttttatATGCCTCATACCATCATCCACCATCTTGGTCTGGGCGTTTTTGAAATCTGCTCAACGATCTAAATCTCATATTCCACCTACCCCGTTTGCCCTTCCGATCATTGGACACCTTCACCTTCTATCTCCGATCCCACATCAAGCTTTTTCCAAGCTTTCATCTCGATATGGCCCCATATTTCGTCTCTTTCTGGGCTCTGAGCCTTGTATTGTTGTTTGTTCACCGGAAATGGCAAAAGAATTCCTTAAAACACATGAACATGTGTATGTAGATAGACCCCTTAGCTCAGCCGAAGATATCATTAGTTATGGAAACAAAGGCATGTCGTTTGCTCCTTACGGACCGTACTGGAAGTTCATGAAAAAGATAGTTATGTCAAAACTTCTAAATGGAAAAACACTAGACATGCTTAGTTCAGTTAGACACCAAGAAATAAATGGTTTTATAAATTCAATAGCAAAAAACGCCAAAGTTGGAGAGGCTGTGAATCTTGGTAAGGAACTGATGAAGTTGAATAACAATGTGATTTCAAGAATGATGATGGGTGAAAAATGTATAGAGGACAAGGAGGAGAATATGATTAAGTTGGTTCATGATCTTGCTGTGACGGTAGGTAACTTTAACATTTCGGATTACATATGGTTGTTTAAGAGTCTAGACATGCAGGGAATAAGAAAGAAGGCGAAGAATTTTCGTGCAAGATATGATGTAATGATAGAGAGGATCATAAAAGAGCATGAAGAGGCAAGAAAACACAAGGAGATCACTGCAGAATCTAGGGACTTGCTTCACATTTTACTCGATATACAACATGATGAGACCATGGAGATTGAGTTGAGCAGAGAAAACATCAAAGCCTTCATCCTG GACAACTTTAATGCCGCAACAGACACTTCAGCGGCTGCCGTAGAATGGGGTTTATCAGAATTAATCAATCAGCCAAATATCATGAAAAAGGTACAAGAAGAAATCAATCAAGTCGTTGGTGGAAATAAACTTTTGCAAGAATCAGACATACCAAACCTTCCTTACCTCCAAGCAATTGTGAAGGAAACATTACGCCTCCATCCAGCTGTCCCGTTGATTCCAAGACAATCAACAGAAGATTGCATGGTGGCGGGTTACCATATTCCAGCAAAAACTCCTATTTTTATCAATGCGTGGGCCCTTGGTAGAGACCCAAACCATTGGGAAAACCCACATGAGTTCCGGCCCGAAAGATTCCAGGAGAAAGGAAACGAGTTAGATGTGAGAGGGCAACACTTTCACATATTACCATTTGGTAGTGGGAAAAGGATGTGTCCCGGGGTATCACTAGCACAGTTCATGGTACACACAACCCTTGGTGCAATGATTCAATGCTTTGAATGGAACGCTGGGAAAGATGGAAAGCTACCAAGTGTTGATATGGAAGAGGGATCTGGGCTCACGATTGCTAAAGCAAACCGGTTGATATGTGTCCCGGTTGCTCGTCTTGATCCTATCCCATTTCCAATGTAA